The Calothrix sp. PCC 7507 DNA segment AGGCAACCGTGATGATCCGGCTCCTGGTACTGCCATTGTGGTAGCTTGTGAGGGGACTCGTCCAATTGTGGTTGAGTTGCAAGCCTTGGTGAGTCCGACAAGTTATCCTTCCCCTCGCCGTGCGGGGACTGGTATAGACTATAACCGCTTGGTGCAAATCCTCGCCGTGTTAGAAAAACGGGTGGGAATTCCCATGTCTAAATTAGATTCTTACGTCGCTTCTGCGGGTGGGTTGAATGTCGGCGAACCAGCAGTAGATTTAGGGATAGCGATCGCTATTGTAGCGAGTTTCCGCGATCGCATTGTTGATCCAGGGACAGTTTTAATTGGGGAAGTTGGGTTAGGTGGACAAGTGCGATCGGTTTCGCAAATGGAACTGCGGTTGAAAGAAGCAGCCAAACTGGGATTTAAAAGAGCGATCGTTCCCAAAGGGCAAAAATTTCCCGATCTGAATATCGAGATCTTACCAGTTTCCAAAGTCATCGATGCAATTATTGCCGCCATCCCACACCAGGAACTGACAGAGGATGATTTAGCACCGGATACAGACGAGTGAAAAAAGCAGGGGAGCAGGGGAGAAAAGGAGCAAGGGGGCTTTTGCCCACAAGGGTCAAGGTTTGTACCTTTCCCCCTGCCCCTGCCTCTTATCAATAAATCAGTTATCAGGTGTAATAGAACTCCTATTTGATTTTTGAAAAAACTCCTTACAACTTAATAAAGCCTTCTTCCCTATTGCCTATTGCCTATGCAAGTAAGTTCAAAAATCAAAACGGATTCCTTATAGATATGAAACTTCAGTTCACACACATTCGACTGCTTGTTTCCAACTACCAAAATTCTTTTTTGTTCTACCGTGACGTGCTGCAATTGGATGTCGATTGGGGCAATGAAAATAGCGGATATGCTGAGTTTAGTACTGGAAATATTAAGCTAGCTTTATTCCCAAAAGATTTAATGACTCAAGTAACCGCAAGTACTGAGCCACCTTCGTCTTTCCCCAGTCAAGATAAAATAACCTTGATTTTTGCAGTAGATGATGTAGATGAGGTATGTCAGCAACTCAAAGACAGCTATGCTACAATTGTCACATCACCAGCAGATCGCTCAGACTGGGGAATTCGCACGGCTCATTTTCGTGACCCTGATGGCAATTTAATCGAAATATTCAGCAATCTGGGTATTGTGACTTGATGAAAGCTAGGTATGGTGAATTTTTGATTCGTAACTGGGAGCAGGGCGATCGCACAGCCGCAGCCGCAGTCATCAGTTATGTACTATCAGAATATGGACTGGGTTGGGAACCAAATGGTGCAGACCGCGATGTGTTGCAAGTCGAAGAGTGTTACTTAGCAACAGGTGGTGAATTTTGGGTAATTGAACACCAAAGCCAGGTAATAGGTACTGGGGCGTACTACCCTGTTCATCGTGGCGAAAAAGCCGTAGAAATCCGTAAAATGTATATTTTACCCAGCGCCAGAGGATTAGGATTAGGAAAATATTTGTTACAACAACTAGAAACAGCGATCGCCGCCCGTGGTTTTCAGCAAATTTGGATTGAAACTGCCAGTGTTTTGGTGGAAGCAGTCAAATTATATGAAAGCAAGGGTTATGAACCAGCAACGGGTGTAGAAACAACAAGGTGCGATCGCGTCTATGTGAAATTCCTTCAGCAACCAAAAACTTAAGCTATGAGGCTGTTGAGAAATATCACCTTCATCTACAACTTAACTACCAGCGGTAACATCTCAAATACCCCAATCTGCAAATCAGGAAACTCTAAAGGTGAAATAGTGCTATCTTCTGATAAAGTCTCTTCACTTTGATAGCCATCTTCAGCTGGTTGGCGGAAAACATGCAATTGACGACCAACTACATCCAACACCCAATAATCAATAATTCCTGCTTTTGAGTAGGCTTTAGCTTTGGTTTCACAATCTAGTTTCAGACTGCTATCGGCTACCTCAATAATAAAATAAACCTCAGAAGGCGTAGGATGATGGTCTGCATAGTCCAAAGGGTCTATTTTCACAACAGCAACATCTGGCTCTAGCTCTGACCGTTCATTTAACTTAACTGGGTCTTGAATGGATATGCAAGCCCGATCACCTAAACGGTTTTCTAATAACTTATATGTTCTCCCCACTGCAGATCGATGGGCTGTTCCTTTAGCAATCATCCAAATTATCTTTCCTTCTAGCAGTTCCACCCGTTCCTCTGCACCAAAAATTCCCGCCTCCGCCATCCGGTGGTAGTCCTCAACTGTCCACAGGCGAAGTTGTAGCGTCGTTTCTGTGTTTTGCATAACTTGTGGGAGCAAATGTGAGGGTCGTGAGCATTAGTATCCTAGCATTCGTGGCTGATGATACTTGCCGTATGGGGAATGGGGAGAAATGACAAATGACAATTGATAAGCTGATGCACGCCTAAACCAAATACACTCACGAAGAAGGTTTGTCAAGGGTCAACCCTACCCTGCGGGTACTGCTTCGCAGTACGACTAAGCTCAGGCAGGGCAAGAAGTCAAGAGTCCAAGCTAGGATTTGACCTTGGACTCTTGACCTTTGACAAACTCAGCGCGAAATATACAATTTAAGTGCGTAACAGCTTATCAGCCATACCTGATGTCAAAAGGACAGACTAGCCGTGATTTATGGCAAAAATGCACTCAAAGGCTTACTTAACCTTTTTCTCCAATCCCATTGTCCGCTGTGTCAACGCTCCACAGATCGTGAACTTTGCTTATACTGTGAGCGACAATTGCAAACGTGTCACCTTCAAGACCCTAATTCACGGTGGCAAGAAGCGATACCAGTATTTAGTTGGGGGGTATATGGTGGTACCTTAAAAAGAGCGATCGCCGCGATGAAATACGAAAACCAACCCCAAATCGCTCATCTTTTGGGTCAATGGTTAGGGGAAGCATGGTTATTAAATTCACCAAAATCTGATACACATTTGGTAGTTGTTCCCATCCCACTCCACGCCAGCAAGCTCAAGCAACGTGGCTATAACCAAGCGGCGTTGATAGCACAAAGCTTTTGCCAAACAACTGGTTTAAAATTAAAACTCGATGGCTTGGAACGAGTCCGAGAAACTAAAGCACAGTTTGGTTTATCGTTATCCGAGCGAGAAAAAAACTTAACTGCAGCTTTTGCTGTGGGAAAAGGATTAAGCCGTTATTCAAATCCCCTAGTGCTATTAGTGGACGATATTTATACCACTGGTGCTACTGCTGCTTCCGCAGTGCAAACACTTGGTCAGTGTGGAATTGGGTTCTTGGGGCTAGCAGCAGTCGCTACCACTGTAAAAGACACATAACTAAACAAGTCGTGGGCAAGCCAGACCTGAGAACTTTATAATTAACCAGATTACCTTGTTTTTGTGAGAAAACTGCTTTAAATGATCAGCAAAGTTTTTGTGGCAGGATTGAAAAAAGTAATTATTGTTCCTGCGATATTACTGACAATTGGTATGAGTACAAGAGCAGCTTTTGCTCAAAATAAGTTATATAGTCCTATTCCTTTAGCTTCTAGTACAGAATTTACCGATACGCTTTCAGACAAAGATATTCCCACAGGTCAAGGTGGATTCGCCCGTGATTATACGGTGAAGTTGAATAAGGGCGATAATTTAGCTGTTGATTTAGCCTCTGAAAATTTTGACAGCATTATCACACTGCTAGCACCCGATGGAGGAACGTTAGCAGAAAATGACGACGGGCCCGATGGGAGCAGTAATTCTCTACTGTTTACCCGAGTTGTAGAAAGCGGGACGTATATCATTCGCGTCCGGTCTTTTGGCGAAACAGGGGTGGGGAAATTTAAACTTAAGGTGACAAAGTTGCAACCGATTAAGTGATATTGGTCAAGGGTCAAGGGTCAAGGGTCAATAATTATTTAGTTATTTCTCCCCCAATCCCCAGCGCTGCACTGAGCTTGTCGAAGTGTCCCCAATCCCCAGTCCCTAAAGAATAGTCAGCACGCACAGAAATAGGGCTTCAGTCCACTCTACGACCGCGCCGTAGGTGTCTCCTGTATGTCCGCCTAGTTTGTGGTTGAACCAGGCACCTGTTAAAGTGGCGATCGCACTTCCTGCGAATATCATTCCCATTGCTAAAAATAGGCGCTGGCTATTTAGCAAAAAACCTAAACCACTCAAACCAAACAACAGCAGCAGTCCCGGTAATAAATCCTGATAGGAACGAATGGCTTGTTTGTGCAATGCGCCTTTGCCAGTTGGTTTCAAGTAAGGATATCGGGCGATCGCTAGCTGTTGTCCCCAGCGTCCCCACCCACAAGCCGCCATTAACACTAACCAACGATTTTCCCCTATATCAGTTAATGCCGTAGTTTTTAGTAAAATTAAGGCGATCGCTGCCATTGCTCCAAATGCACCAGTCGCACTATCTGCCATCACTTCTAGTCGCCGTTTTGGGTCGCCTACTGCCAAGCCGTCGGCAGTATCCATTGTGCCATCTAAGTGTAGTCCTCCAGTTATGCCCATCCAAATACTTATTACCAAAGCACTACGGGTTAGCACTGGCATACCCAAATAATTCATCCCCTCATCGCATAGCCCTAAAATTCCCCCAATCATCAGTCCTACAAGTGGAGCAAGCTGTGCCACCTGACCAAATTCTAAATCGTGTACATAGGGCATGGGAATACTGCTGTAAAATATAATACTTGCAATCAACCTTTTCCACCACTGATGCTGCTTCGTCATATTAGTTACAATTATCAAAAAACTGTTTGCAAAATGACGTTTATAATTCCCGCACAAGAAGCAGCAGAAGATTTTAAAGCTTTAGATAAGATTT contains these protein-coding regions:
- a CDS encoding Uma2 family endonuclease gives rise to the protein MQNTETTLQLRLWTVEDYHRMAEAGIFGAEERVELLEGKIIWMIAKGTAHRSAVGRTYKLLENRLGDRACISIQDPVKLNERSELEPDVAVVKIDPLDYADHHPTPSEVYFIIEVADSSLKLDCETKAKAYSKAGIIDYWVLDVVGRQLHVFRQPAEDGYQSEETLSEDSTISPLEFPDLQIGVFEMLPLVVKL
- the cobS gene encoding adenosylcobinamide-GDP ribazoletransferase translates to MTKQHQWWKRLIASIIFYSSIPMPYVHDLEFGQVAQLAPLVGLMIGGILGLCDEGMNYLGMPVLTRSALVISIWMGITGGLHLDGTMDTADGLAVGDPKRRLEVMADSATGAFGAMAAIALILLKTTALTDIGENRWLVLMAACGWGRWGQQLAIARYPYLKPTGKGALHKQAIRSYQDLLPGLLLLFGLSGLGFLLNSQRLFLAMGMIFAGSAIATLTGAWFNHKLGGHTGDTYGAVVEWTEALFLCVLTIL
- a CDS encoding GNAT family N-acetyltransferase, producing MKARYGEFLIRNWEQGDRTAAAAVISYVLSEYGLGWEPNGADRDVLQVEECYLATGGEFWVIEHQSQVIGTGAYYPVHRGEKAVEIRKMYILPSARGLGLGKYLLQQLETAIAARGFQQIWIETASVLVEAVKLYESKGYEPATGVETTRCDRVYVKFLQQPKT
- a CDS encoding ComF family protein, which codes for MIYGKNALKGLLNLFLQSHCPLCQRSTDRELCLYCERQLQTCHLQDPNSRWQEAIPVFSWGVYGGTLKRAIAAMKYENQPQIAHLLGQWLGEAWLLNSPKSDTHLVVVPIPLHASKLKQRGYNQAALIAQSFCQTTGLKLKLDGLERVRETKAQFGLSLSEREKNLTAAFAVGKGLSRYSNPLVLLVDDIYTTGATAASAVQTLGQCGIGFLGLAAVATTVKDT
- a CDS encoding VOC family protein, whose amino-acid sequence is MKLQFTHIRLLVSNYQNSFLFYRDVLQLDVDWGNENSGYAEFSTGNIKLALFPKDLMTQVTASTEPPSSFPSQDKITLIFAVDDVDEVCQQLKDSYATIVTSPADRSDWGIRTAHFRDPDGNLIEIFSNLGIVT
- a CDS encoding PPC domain-containing protein, whose protein sequence is MISKVFVAGLKKVIIVPAILLTIGMSTRAAFAQNKLYSPIPLASSTEFTDTLSDKDIPTGQGGFARDYTVKLNKGDNLAVDLASENFDSIITLLAPDGGTLAENDDGPDGSSNSLLFTRVVESGTYIIRVRSFGETGVGKFKLKVTKLQPIK